Proteins encoded within one genomic window of Tabrizicola piscis:
- the mnmD gene encoding tRNA (5-methylaminomethyl-2-thiouridine)(34)-methyltransferase MnmD yields the protein MPQPEPPSSPAPQLDWRDGTIPVSRAFDDPYFSLSGGLAETRHVFLAGNVLPDRLRDGFQIAELGFGTGLNLLATLLCHPGQGHIRFTSFEAFPLPAADIARALEAFPETAPLAEAFLAQWSNGLRTLQFPGLTADIIIGDARDTLPRWNGKADAWFLDGFSPAKNPELWSPDLMANVARHTAPGGTFATYTAAGHVRQSLTQAGFTVTRQPGFGRKRHMTTGYLPG from the coding sequence ATGCCCCAGCCTGAACCGCCCTCATCCCCGGCACCGCAGCTTGATTGGCGCGACGGCACCATTCCCGTTTCCCGCGCCTTTGACGACCCCTACTTTTCGCTGTCTGGCGGCCTTGCCGAAACCAGACATGTCTTCCTTGCAGGCAACGTCCTGCCCGACCGCCTGCGCGACGGCTTTCAGATCGCCGAGCTTGGGTTTGGAACCGGCCTCAACCTGCTTGCCACACTTCTGTGCCATCCGGGCCAAGGCCATATCCGCTTTACCAGCTTTGAGGCCTTCCCCTTGCCCGCAGCAGACATCGCCCGCGCGCTGGAGGCCTTCCCTGAAACCGCTCCCTTGGCCGAAGCCTTCCTTGCCCAGTGGTCCAACGGCCTGCGCACCTTGCAGTTTCCCGGGCTTACCGCCGACATCATCATCGGCGACGCCCGTGACACCCTGCCCCGGTGGAACGGCAAAGCCGACGCGTGGTTTCTGGACGGCTTTTCCCCCGCGAAGAACCCCGAGCTTTGGTCGCCCGATCTGATGGCAAACGTCGCCCGCCATACCGCCCCCGGCGGCACCTTCGCGACCTATACCGCCGCAGGCCATGTCCGCCAAAGCCTGACGCAAGCGGGCTTTACCGTCACCCGACAGCCCGGTTTTGGCCGCAAGCGCCATATGACGACGGGGTATCTTCCGGGATAG
- the hemF gene encoding oxygen-dependent coproporphyrinogen oxidase — MTDPFDSRKARAAAWFHTLRDRIVAAFEDLEDRFSDGQPGRFQVTPTTRADGGGGLMSVMRGGKVFEKVGVNWSEVHGVLGEKAQRAMAARGVPGMAEDPRFWASGISLVAHMVNPHAPAVHMNTRMFWTPGAAWFGGGSDLNPAIEYAEDTAHFHAEMQRACDAHGADYYPRFKAWADEYFFVPHRGRARGVGGIFYDDLNTGDWEADFAFTQAVGEAFLPAFVPLTERRLGTAWTEADKDVQLIHRGLYAEYNLVYDRGTKFGLETGHDANAVLMSLPPVAKWT, encoded by the coding sequence ATGACCGATCCCTTTGACAGTCGCAAGGCGCGTGCGGCGGCGTGGTTCCATACCTTGCGGGACCGGATAGTCGCGGCCTTCGAGGATCTGGAGGACAGGTTCAGCGATGGCCAGCCCGGGCGGTTTCAGGTCACGCCGACAACCCGCGCCGATGGCGGTGGCGGTCTGATGAGCGTGATGCGCGGCGGCAAGGTCTTCGAGAAGGTCGGGGTCAACTGGTCGGAAGTGCACGGGGTCTTGGGTGAAAAGGCCCAACGCGCCATGGCGGCGCGTGGCGTTCCGGGCATGGCGGAAGACCCGCGGTTCTGGGCCAGCGGCATTTCGCTGGTGGCGCATATGGTCAACCCGCACGCGCCAGCGGTGCACATGAACACGCGGATGTTCTGGACGCCGGGGGCAGCATGGTTTGGCGGCGGGTCGGACCTGAACCCGGCGATCGAATATGCGGAGGATACCGCGCACTTCCATGCCGAGATGCAGCGCGCCTGTGATGCGCATGGCGCGGATTATTACCCGCGCTTCAAGGCATGGGCGGATGAATACTTCTTTGTCCCCCATCGCGGCCGCGCGCGGGGTGTTGGCGGGATCTTTTACGATGACCTCAACACCGGCGACTGGGAGGCTGATTTCGCCTTTACCCAAGCCGTGGGTGAGGCGTTTCTGCCCGCCTTCGTGCCCCTGACGGAACGGCGCTTGGGCACGGCGTGGACCGAGGCGGACAAGGACGTGCAGCTGATCCACCGTGGTCTTTATGCCGAGTACAACCTTGTCTATGACCGGGGCACGAAGTTCGGCCTTGAAACCGGGCATGACGCGAATGCTGTGCTGATGAGCCTGCCCCCGGTGGCCAAATGGACCTGA